The Streptomyces tendae DNA segment CTGGGCGTCGCGCGCGGCACGCTCCAGGCGCGGCTGGACCGCATGGAGCGCGACGGCGTGATCACCGGCACCGGCCCGGCCCTCTCCCCCGCCGCGCTGGGCCACCCCGTGCTGGCGTTCGTGCACATCGAGGTCACCCAGGGGCACCTCGACGAGGTGGGGGACGCGCTGGCCGCCGTACCGGAGATCGTGGAGGCGTTCTCGATCACCGGCGGCGGCGACCTGCTGACCCGGGTGGTGGCCCGCGACAACGCCCACCTGGAGGACGTGATCCAGAAGCTGATCGGACTGCCCGGCGTGGTCCGCACCCGCAGCGAGGTGGCGCTCAGGGAACGCGTCCCGCACCGGCTGCTGCCGCTGGTGGAGTCGATCGGCCGGACGGCACGGAAGTAGCCCCTGCCATGCTGGACCCATGAGCGCACTCGGCACCCTCTCGGTCGTCTTCGATCTCGACGGAACACTCGTGGACAGCGAGCCGAACTACTTCGAAGCGGGCCGCAGGACGCTCGCCGAACACGGCGTCCCGGACTTCTCCTGGGCGGAGCACGAGCGCTACGTCGGCATCAGCACCCGCGAGACGGTCACCGACTGGCGCAGCCGGTACGGGCTGTCCGCGTCGGTGGACGAGCTGGTCGCGGTGAAGAACCGCCACTACCTCGAACTGGCCCGGACGAAGACGGATGTGTTCCCGCAGATGCGTACCTTCGTGGAACGGCTGGCGGGCGAGGGCGTTCCACTGGCCGTGGCGTCGGGTTCGTCGGCCGAGGCGATCGACGCGATCCTCTCCGGCACCGGCCTGGACGCGTATCTGCGCACCGTCGTGTCGGCCGACGAGGTCCCCCACGGCAAGCCGGCCCCGGACGTCTTCCTGGAGGCGGCGCGCAGGCTCGGCGCGCGGCCCGCGGACTGTGTGGTGGTCGAGGACGCGGCCCCGGGCGCGGCCGCGGCGCACGCGGCCGGGATGCGCTGCATCGCCGTCCCCTACGTCGCGGCGCAGGCCGACGCGCCGGAGTTCGCCACGGCCGGCCTGCTCCTGCGTGGCGGCCAGGCCGAGTTCACGGCGCGGGCCGCGCTCGACTGGCTGGCCGCCTCGGACCGACGCCCCTGACGCGTCCGGGCGGTGTCGCGGCCGCGTCGCTCCGAGGCGGCCGAAAATTCTTTCCGGAACGGTGATTGTTACGCGCTCTCCGTCCGTACTTCCTGGTGTTGGGCCGTTCTTATCCCAGGAGGCACGATGCGCATCTCGCGCAGCACGGCAGGAACCGCGTTCGTGGGCGGAGCCATGATCCTCACCCTCACCGCGCTGGCCTATCCCACCATGCTGGGCGTACAGACCACTTCCACCAAGCCGGACCGGGTGGTCGCCAACACCAACTACGGCCCGCTGACCGAGGCGGACCGGGACTTCGTGGTGAAGGTGCGTGCGGCCGGGCTGTGGGAGCACCCCCTGGGGCTGCTGGCGATGGAGCGGGGTACGACGCCCGAGATGAAGGAGGCGGGCGAGCACCTGGTCGTCGGCCACGGCCGGCTGGACGCCAGCTGCCGCAGAATATCCCTGGAGCTCGGCATCACGCTGCCGAACCAGGCGTCACCGCAGCAGCAGGGCTTCGTGGAGACAGTCAAGGCCACGAACGGCAAGGAGTTCGACTCCACGGCGGTGAACATCATGCGGGTGACCCACGGGCAGATCTTCCCCGCCATCGCCAACATCCGGGCCAACACCCGCAACACGCTGATCCGGCAGCTCGCGGACCAGGCCAACGACACCGTGCTCGACCACATCACGGTGCTGGAGAAGACGGGGCTGGTCAATCACGAGCAGGTCAACTTCCAGCAGACCAGCCCGCCGAAGCTGCCCCGCGAGCAGGTGACGCCGCCGGCGCCGCAGGCGGGCGCGCCGGTGCTGTCCCTGCCGATCCCCAAGGAGCTGGAGGACCTCAACACGGCCTCCCCGGCGCCGTCGCCGTCGCCGACGGTGCGGTAGGGCGGTCGCGGGCCGCGGTCAGGACCTGCGGCGGGGCTTGCCCCGTCGCGGGTTCGTCGCCGAGCCGCCGGTTCCCGCCCGGCGGCCCCGTCCGCCGGCCCCGGCGGGCGGCTGCCGGCGACGGCCCTCGACCCGGCCCTCGCCCTCGCGCTTCTTCTCCGGCGCCGGCTGCGGCCGGCGGCCGCGGGTGCTGTTGACGGTCCGGCCGCGCACGATCCCGATGAAGTCCTCCACCAGGTCCGTGGTCTCCCCCTCGGGCCAGGACAGCGCCACGCTCGACGCGGGAGCCTCCTCCAGCGGGCGGTGGGCGAGGTCCTTGCGGTGGTGCAGCCGGGCCAGCGACAGCGGCACGACGAGCACGCCGATCCCGGCCGCGACCAGCTCGACGGCGTCGGCCGTGGTGGCGGGGCGCTCCAGGGCGGGCCGCCCGGGCAGGGTCTCCCAGTCGAGCACGTCGTCCAGCGGGTGCAGCACGATGTCGTCCGCGAGGTCCTCCAGGGTCACCGAGTCGGCCGCGGTGACCACATGATCCTTGGGGACCACCACCACCGTCTGCTCGGTGTAGAGGGGGATGGCGCTGAGTACGGTCCGGTCGACGGGAAGCCGGACGAGGCCCGCGTCGGCGCCGCCGTCCAGCAGCAGCCCCTGCGCCGTGCCGACGGGCACCTGCGTGAGGGTCAGCGGGACGTCGGGCTGCCGCTCGTTCCAGACGCGCACCCATTTGTCGGGCATCACACCGGGTACGTACACGAGCCGGAACGAGGGGGACACTTCCGAGCCTGTCACCTGGCCAGGTTACCGGCCGTGGTCGGCGGCCGTGCACACGCTCGATACCCTGGACGCCATGACGCAGCACCAGAGCACCCAGACGATGAAGCCCGCGACCGCGGCGAAGAAGCTGGGTGTGTACCTCGATGCCACCCCCGCCGAGTTCCAGGAGGGTGTCGTCTCACGCGCGGAACTGAACGCGCTCCAGACCGATCCGCCGCAGTGGCTGCGCGACCTCCGGCGTGACGGCCCGCACCCGCGCCCCGTGGTCGCGGCCAAGCTGGGCGTCTCCATCTCCGGTCTGGCGCGCGGCGGAGTGACCGAGCCGCTGACCACCGAGCAGATCGAGGCGCTGAAGCAGGAGCGTCCCGAGTGGCTGGAGCGTGAGCGCGCCACCCAGGCCGAGGTCCGCAAGGAGACGGCCCGGCTCAAGAAGCGCGACGCGGAGCGCGCGGAGCAGGACGACTGACGTCCCGCGGGCACCCTCGGACACCCCCAGCCGGTTCCCGGTCCCGGGGGTGTTCTCGTCCCGCCATGGCCGGCGCCCGCGCCCCCACCGGAAACGTCGATCCGCCCCACCCCTTCCGATGGATAGAAATATCTACGAACATATGGCGCTACCGCACGCGCCCGGAGCGGCGCGGCCGACCGTGCCCGGGGTGGGACATGCACAGCGTCAGGTGGAAGCAGGCCGTCGAGTGGCTGGCCGCGGCGGCCACG contains these protein-coding regions:
- a CDS encoding DUF5997 family protein, with product MTQHQSTQTMKPATAAKKLGVYLDATPAEFQEGVVSRAELNALQTDPPQWLRDLRRDGPHPRPVVAAKLGVSISGLARGGVTEPLTTEQIEALKQERPEWLERERATQAEVRKETARLKKRDAERAEQDD
- a CDS encoding LysR substrate-binding domain-containing protein, giving the protein MTGSEVSPSFRLVYVPGVMPDKWVRVWNERQPDVPLTLTQVPVGTAQGLLLDGGADAGLVRLPVDRTVLSAIPLYTEQTVVVVPKDHVVTAADSVTLEDLADDIVLHPLDDVLDWETLPGRPALERPATTADAVELVAAGIGVLVVPLSLARLHHRKDLAHRPLEEAPASSVALSWPEGETTDLVEDFIGIVRGRTVNSTRGRRPQPAPEKKREGEGRVEGRRRQPPAGAGGRGRRAGTGGSATNPRRGKPRRRS
- a CDS encoding DUF4142 domain-containing protein translates to MRISRSTAGTAFVGGAMILTLTALAYPTMLGVQTTSTKPDRVVANTNYGPLTEADRDFVVKVRAAGLWEHPLGLLAMERGTTPEMKEAGEHLVVGHGRLDASCRRISLELGITLPNQASPQQQGFVETVKATNGKEFDSTAVNIMRVTHGQIFPAIANIRANTRNTLIRQLADQANDTVLDHITVLEKTGLVNHEQVNFQQTSPPKLPREQVTPPAPQAGAPVLSLPIPKELEDLNTASPAPSPSPTVR
- a CDS encoding Lrp/AsnC family transcriptional regulator, whose product is MAVDELDTRILRLLLEQPRTSVREYARLLGVARGTLQARLDRMERDGVITGTGPALSPAALGHPVLAFVHIEVTQGHLDEVGDALAAVPEIVEAFSITGGGDLLTRVVARDNAHLEDVIQKLIGLPGVVRTRSEVALRERVPHRLLPLVESIGRTARK
- a CDS encoding HAD family hydrolase — protein: MSALGTLSVVFDLDGTLVDSEPNYFEAGRRTLAEHGVPDFSWAEHERYVGISTRETVTDWRSRYGLSASVDELVAVKNRHYLELARTKTDVFPQMRTFVERLAGEGVPLAVASGSSAEAIDAILSGTGLDAYLRTVVSADEVPHGKPAPDVFLEAARRLGARPADCVVVEDAAPGAAAAHAAGMRCIAVPYVAAQADAPEFATAGLLLRGGQAEFTARAALDWLAASDRRP